The Cyclopterus lumpus isolate fCycLum1 chromosome 6, fCycLum1.pri, whole genome shotgun sequence genome contains a region encoding:
- the LOC117732821 gene encoding cyclin-dependent kinase 14-like isoform X2, which yields MGKILGKLFKAEEKDVIPGEVNREETEDGESRQRGESRQLDPISCEDISVVPGRLKRKQTEDGESLQREKSKRLVPIPCDNELKSNSKDISVVPRRLKRKQMEAGESLQREKSKRLDPIPCDNELKSNSKDISVVPRRLKRKRREDGESLQRENSKKLVPIPCDNELLSSSKDISVVPRRLKRKQREDGESLQREESKRLVPIPCDNELPSSSKDISVVPRRLKRKQTEAGESLQREKSKRLDPINCDNELTSNSKDISVVPRRLKRKQTEAGESLQREKSKRLDPIPCDDELPSSSEDTESRNAPEAALSERSAKRKSVADDGPVQKEIKFLDPSAMFKAKYQLQQKLGQGGFGCVYAGYRREDNLPVAIKHVNIDEGLFLHQDSDGNLMPMEIAVLYKLGVESERHSAHIDLLDWYVVDKDLILVLERPMPAVDLSHYVDDKGGFLKEKEAKIIITQLVNAAIDLQEKHIFHRDIKPENLLIETCMNALRVRVIDFGLSCFGGENDAYDTFYGTHFPPEWFSQEYKAGPSTVYQIGVVLFFM from the exons ATGGGCAAAATATTAGGAAAGCTCTTCAAAGCTGAGGAGAAGGACGTCATCCCTGGAGAAGTAAATAGAGAAGAGActgaagatggggaaagccgaCAGAGGGGGGAAAGCAGGCAACTGGACCCCATCTCCTGTGAGGATATTAGTGTCGTCCCTGGACGactaaaaaggaaacaaacggaagatggggaaagcctacagagggagaaaagcaagAGACTGGTCCCCATCCCCTGTGATAATGAGTTGAAATCCAACTCAAAGGATATTAGTGTCGTCCCTAGACgactaaagagaaaacaaatggaaGCTGGAGAAAgcctacagagggagaaaagcaagagactggaccccatcccCTGTGACAATGAGTTGAAATCCAACTCAAAGGATATTAGTGTCGTCCCTAGACGACTAAAGAGAAAACGAAgggaagatggggaaagcctacaGAGGGAGAACAGCAAGAAACTGGTCCCCATCCCCTGTGACAATGAGTTACTGTCCAGCTCAAAGGACATTAGTGTCGTCCCTAGACgactaaagagaaaacaaagggaagatggggaaagcctacaGAGGGAGGAAAGCAAGAGACTGGTCCCCATCCCCTGTGACAATGAGTTACCTTCCAGCTCAAAGGACATTAGTGTCGTCCCCAGACgactaaagagaaaacaaacggAAGCTGGGGAAAgcctacagagggagaaaagcaagAGACTGGACCCCATCAACTGTGATAATGAGTTAACATCCAACTCAAAGGATATTAGTGTTGTGCCTAGACgactaaagagaaaacaaacggAAGCTGGGGAAAgcctacagagggagaaaagcaagagactggaccccatcccCTGTGACGATGAGTTGCCATCcagctcagaggacactg AAAGCAGAAACGCACCCGAGGCGGCTCTGAGCGAGAGAAGCGCTAAGAGGAAGTCGGTCGCCGATGACGGACCGGTTCAGAAGGAGATCAAGTTTCTAGACCCGTCAGCCATGTTTAAGGCCAAGTACCAACTGCAGCAGAAACTTGGCCAAGGAGGATTTGGATGCGTGTATGCTGGCTATCGCAGAGAGGATAATCTGCCT GTCGCCATCAAGCATGTTAACATAGACGAAGGGCTCTTCCTTCACCAAGATAGTGATGGGAACCTGATGCCCATGGAGATCGCGGTCCTATACAAACTAGGAGTCGAATCAGAGCGGCATTCAGCACACATTGACCTACTGGACTGGTACGTTGTGGACAAGGAtctgatcctggtgctggagagaccgATGCCGGCCGTAGACCTCAGCCACTACGTTGACGACAAAGGAGGCTTcttgaaggaaaaggaagctaag attaTAATTACGCAGTTGGTGAATGCAGCCATTGACCTCCAggagaagcacattttccaccggGACATCAAGCCGGAAAATCTCCTTATTGAGACCTGCATGAACGCTCTGCGAGTTCGCGTCATCGACTTCGGTCTGAGCTGCTTCGGCGGAGAAAACGACGCCTATGACACCTTTTATG gtactCACTTCCCCCCAGAGTGGTTCAGTCAGGAGTACAAAGCGGGACCCTCGACAGTATACCAGATCGGAGTGGTCCTGTTCTTCATGTGA
- the panx2 gene encoding pannexin-2 gives MQNILDQNLDMATALLAGEKLKELILPGSSQDERGGLLAGLMVQLKLELPFDRVVSIGTVIIPILLVTLVFTRNFAEESIYCYTPHNFTRDQALYARGYCWTELRDAVPGVESHLWPSLFEHKFLPYALLAFAGIMYIPALGWEFLASTRLTSELNFLLQEIDNCYHRAAEGRAPKIEKQIQSKGPGITERERREIIENAEKEKSPEQNLFEKYLERRGQSNFLAKLYLGRHLAIICLSSIPISYLSAYYARQRQNEFTCALGEPPDISSYYELKLRVNCKLPAVQLQRIMAAVDIALLCTMNLIILVNLLHLFVVRKSNFVFDKLHKVGIKTRRRWQKSQFCDINILAMFCNENRDHIKSLNRLDFITNESDLMYDNVVRQLLAALAQSNHDATPTMRDSGIQTLDPNMDPSDLGVGEMAGEPLVIKRPRKKMKWIPSSNPLPQPFKEPLTLTRLESNTKPEKSKPVRRKTVADSFIAPLLDTKSTQYPAIKDLSGMEKKHTRNFSLDVHPYMLTIRKPKVEATAAEPLPSEHNMDTMYLEGTHTIVHVSGAITETKVCSPESTITAFPMMTLPTTTYINGVSPNPPSSEDPLSPKSSPPPPLPPPPPPREPLTLMEKPECDPPPLTRAPTHQLLSIHHTLFEEEEDEEHRRDRLAERPGELIAAGEC, from the exons ATGCAGAACATCCTCGATCAAAACTTAGACATGGCCACGGCTCTACTCGCCGGTGagaagctgaaggagctgatCCTGCCGGGTTCCTCTCAGGATGAGAGGGGCGGGTTGCTGGCCGGCCTCATGGTGCAGCTCAAACTGGAGCTGCCCTTTGACCGTGTTGTCAGTATAGGGACGGTCATCATCCCCATCCTGCTGGTCACCCTTGTCTTCACAAGGAACTTTGCAG AGGAATCCATATACTGTTACACACCACACAACTTCACCAGAGACCAGGCACTATATGCAAGAGGCTACTGCTGGACAGAGCTGCGGGATGCTGTACCTGGTGTGGAGTCTCACCTTTGGCCTTCACTGTTTGAACACAAGTTCCTGCCCTATGCCCTGCTGGCCTTCGCTGGAATCATGTACATCCCTGCTTTGGGCTGGGAGTTCCTTGCCTCTACGCGACTCACTTCAGAGCTCAACTTCCTGCTTCAAGAGATTGATAACTGCTATCATCGAGCCGCTGAGGGCCGAGCCCCAAAGATCGAGAAGCAGATCCAGTCCAAAGGACCTGGCATAactgagcgagagaggagggagatcaTAGAGAatgcagagaaggagaaaagCCCGGAGCAGAACCTGTTTGAGAAATATTTGGAGAGACGGGGCCAAAGTAACTTTCTGGCTAAGCTATACCTGGGACGCCACCTGGCTATTATCTGCCTCAGTTCCATCCCCATTTCCTACCTGAGCGCATACTATGCCCGCCAAAGGCAGAATGAGTTCACCTGTGCGCTGGGTGAGCCCCCAGACATTAGCAGCTACTACGAGCTGAAGCTCAGGGTCAACTGTAAGCTGCCTGCTGTGCAGCTCCAGCGCATCATGGCTGCAGTAGATATCGCTCTGCTCTGCACCATGAACCTCATCATCCTGGTGAATTTGCTGCACCTGTTTGTGGTGCGCAAGTCCAACTTTGTATTTGACAAACTGCATAAAGTTGGTATTAAAACGCGGCGACGCTGGCAAAAGTCTCAGTTCTGTGACATCAACATCCTGGCCATGTTCTGCAATGAGAACAGGGACCACATCAAGTCGCTCAACCGTCTGGACTTCATCACCAATGAAAGTGACCTCATGTACGACAATGTGGTCAGGCAGCTGTTGGCTGCGCTCGCGCAGTCCAATCATGACGCTACACCCACTATGAGGGACTCGGGGATACAAACACTCGATCCAAACATGGACCCCTCTGATCTTGGAGTGGGAGAGATGGCCGGGGAGCCGCTGGTCATCAAACGGCCGCGTAAAAAGATGAAATGGATCCCGAGCTCAAATCCTCTTCCTCAGCCGTTCAAG GAACCTCTTACCCTGACGCGTCTGGAAAGTAACACCAAACCTGAAAAATCCAAACCAGTCAGAAGAAAGACAGTGGCAGACAGCTTCATTGCACCACTTCTGGATACCAAAAGCACACAATATCCTGCAATAAAAG ATTTGAGTGGGATGGAGAAAAAGCACACACGCAACTTCTCTCTGGACGTCCACCCGTACATGCTGACCATTCGTAAGCCCAAGGTGGAGGCCACAGCCGCGGAGCCCCTTCCCTCAGAGCACAACATGGATACAATGTACCTTGAAGGCACACAcactattgttcatgtgtctggTGCCATTACAG AAACAAAGGTTTGCTCTCCAGAATCGACCATCACTGCCTTTCCTATGATGACACTACCCACCACAACTTACATAAATGGCGTGAGCCCGAACCCTCCCTCCAGTGAGGACCCCCTCAGTCCCaagtcctctcctcctcctcctcttcctcctccacctcctccaagGGAGCCTCTCACCCTAATGGAAAAACCTGAGTGCGACCCACCACCCCTTACTAGAGCCCCTACACACCAGCTGCTGAGTATACATCATACTCTCtttgaggaagaagaggacgaagagCACCGTAGGGACAGACTTGCAGAGAGACCCGGGGAGCTCATCGCTGCTGGGGAATgttga
- the trabd gene encoding traB domain-containing protein isoform X1 yields the protein MDQDNSSEDESVSPSEDPSEEELPCLPSGQSDGETMELLWQLRSQRRQSSPELPETVTRLTAPDGSLLYLVGTAHFSDSSKKDVAMTIRAVQPDVVVVELCQYRVSMLKMDENTLLREAKDISLDKVQQAIKQNGLMSGLMQILLLKVSAHITEQLGMAPGGEFREAFKEAGQVPFCKFHLGDRPIPVTFKRAIAALSLWQKARLAWGLCFLSDPISKEDVEKCKQKDLLEQTMSEMIGEFPALHQTIVAERDIYLTHTLRQATRCVEPPHNAQSAYSTEVPAVVVGVVGMGHVPGIEKNWEKQLNIHEIMIVAPPSRFGWVLRAAVKGVVVGVLGYACYRAGGSIGRALLSLPAVQSLLETLRPPCALSQQ from the exons ATGGACCAAGACAACAGTTCAGAG GATGAGTCAGTCAGCCCATCGGAGGACCCATCAGAAGAGGAACTGCCTTGTCTACCTTCAGGGCAAT CGGACGGTGAAACAATGGAGCTGCTTTGGCAGTTGCGATCGCAGCGCCGCCAGTCGTCCCCTGAGCTCCCAGAGACAGTGACCCGTCTTACTGCCCCTGATGGCAGCCTCCTATACCTGGTGGGCACTGCCCACTTTAGTGACAGCAGCAAAAAGGATGTGGCCATG ACAATCCGCGCTGTGCAGCCAGACGTTGTGGTGGTGGAGCTGTGCCAGTACAGGGTGTCTATGCTTAAGATGGATGAGAATACACTGCTGAGGGAAGCCAAAGACATCAGCCTGGATAAGGTTCAGCAGGCCATTAAACAG AATGGGCTGATGTCCGGCCTCATGCAGATTCTCCTGCTCAAAGTTTCAGCTCACATCACAGAGCAACTGGGTATGGCTCCTGGAGGAGAGTTTAGGGAGGCCTTCAAAGAG GCTGGACAAGTGCCATTCTGTAAATTTCACCTTGGGGACAGGCCGATCCCTGTGACGTTCAAGAGGGCCATTGCAGCTCTCAGTTTGTGGCAGAAGGCCCGTCTGGCGTGGGGTCTTTGCTTTCTGTCAGATCCAATCAG TAAAGAAGACGTAGAGAAGTGCAAACAGAAGGACCTGCTTGAACAGACCATGTCGGAGATGATCGGCGAGTTTCCCGCTCTCCACCAGACCATCGTGGCTGAAAGAGACATCTACCTCACGCACACCCTCCGCCAGGCTACGCGCTGTGTGGAGCCACCCCATAATGCTCAGAGTGCGTATTCAACTG AAGTGCCTGCTGTGGTGGTGGGAGTTGTCGGGATGGGTCACGTCCCTGGCATAGAAAAAAACTGGGAGAAACAGCTCAACATACATGAAATCATGAT TGTTGCTCCTCCCTCACGTTTTGGCTGGGTGCTGCGCGCGGCCGTAAAGGGTGTCGTGGTGGGAGTGCTTGGATATGCCTGCTACCGTGCTGGAGGGAGTATAGGTAGAGCCCTCCTGTCTTTACCTGCAGTCCAATCTTTACTGGAGACTCTACGGCCGCCCTGTGCTCTCAGCCAACAGTGA
- the trabd gene encoding traB domain-containing protein isoform X2, with product MDQDNSSEDESVSPSEDPSEEELPCLPSGQSDGETMELLWQLRSQRRQSSPELPETVTRLTAPDGSLLYLVGTAHFSDSSKKDVAMTIRAVQPDVVVVELCQYRVSMLKMDENTLLREAKDISLDKVQQAIKQNGLMSGLMQILLLKVSAHITEQLGMAPGGEFREAFKEAGQVPFCKFHLGDRPIPVTFKRAIAALSLWQKARLAWGLCFLSDPISKEDVEKCKQKDLLEQTMSEMIGEFPALHQTIVAERDIYLTHTLRQATRCVEPPHNAQKVPAVVVGVVGMGHVPGIEKNWEKQLNIHEIMIVAPPSRFGWVLRAAVKGVVVGVLGYACYRAGGSIGRALLSLPAVQSLLETLRPPCALSQQ from the exons ATGGACCAAGACAACAGTTCAGAG GATGAGTCAGTCAGCCCATCGGAGGACCCATCAGAAGAGGAACTGCCTTGTCTACCTTCAGGGCAAT CGGACGGTGAAACAATGGAGCTGCTTTGGCAGTTGCGATCGCAGCGCCGCCAGTCGTCCCCTGAGCTCCCAGAGACAGTGACCCGTCTTACTGCCCCTGATGGCAGCCTCCTATACCTGGTGGGCACTGCCCACTTTAGTGACAGCAGCAAAAAGGATGTGGCCATG ACAATCCGCGCTGTGCAGCCAGACGTTGTGGTGGTGGAGCTGTGCCAGTACAGGGTGTCTATGCTTAAGATGGATGAGAATACACTGCTGAGGGAAGCCAAAGACATCAGCCTGGATAAGGTTCAGCAGGCCATTAAACAG AATGGGCTGATGTCCGGCCTCATGCAGATTCTCCTGCTCAAAGTTTCAGCTCACATCACAGAGCAACTGGGTATGGCTCCTGGAGGAGAGTTTAGGGAGGCCTTCAAAGAG GCTGGACAAGTGCCATTCTGTAAATTTCACCTTGGGGACAGGCCGATCCCTGTGACGTTCAAGAGGGCCATTGCAGCTCTCAGTTTGTGGCAGAAGGCCCGTCTGGCGTGGGGTCTTTGCTTTCTGTCAGATCCAATCAG TAAAGAAGACGTAGAGAAGTGCAAACAGAAGGACCTGCTTGAACAGACCATGTCGGAGATGATCGGCGAGTTTCCCGCTCTCCACCAGACCATCGTGGCTGAAAGAGACATCTACCTCACGCACACCCTCCGCCAGGCTACGCGCTGTGTGGAGCCACCCCATAATGCTCAGA AAGTGCCTGCTGTGGTGGTGGGAGTTGTCGGGATGGGTCACGTCCCTGGCATAGAAAAAAACTGGGAGAAACAGCTCAACATACATGAAATCATGAT TGTTGCTCCTCCCTCACGTTTTGGCTGGGTGCTGCGCGCGGCCGTAAAGGGTGTCGTGGTGGGAGTGCTTGGATATGCCTGCTACCGTGCTGGAGGGAGTATAGGTAGAGCCCTCCTGTCTTTACCTGCAGTCCAATCTTTACTGGAGACTCTACGGCCGCCCTGTGCTCTCAGCCAACAGTGA
- the LOC117732821 gene encoding probable serine/threonine-protein kinase MARK-A isoform X1 yields the protein MGKILGKLFKAEEKDVIPGEVNREETEDGESRQRGESRQLDPISCEDISVVPGRLKRKQTEDGESLQREKSKRLVPIPCDNELKSNSKDISVVPRRLKRKQMEAGESLQREKSKRLDPIPCDNELKSNSKDISVVPRRLKRKRREDGESLQRENSKKLVPIPCDNELLSSSKDISVVPRRLKRKQREDGESLQREESKRLVPIPCDNELPSSSKDISVVPRRLKRKQTEAGESLQREKSKRLDPINCDNELTSNSKDISVVPRRLKRKQTEAGESLQREKSKRLDPIPCDDELPSSSEDTESRNAPEAALSERSAKRKSVADDGPVQKEIKFLDPSAMFKAKYQLQQKLGQGGFGCVYAGYRREDNLPVAIKHVNIDEGLFLHQDSDGNLMPMEIAVLYKLGVESERHSAHIDLLDWYVVDKDLILVLERPMPAVDLSHYVDDKGGFLKEKEAKIIITQLVNAAIDLQEKHIFHRDIKPENLLIETCMNALRVRVIDFGLSCFGGENDAYDTFYGTHFPPEWFSRQEYKAGPSTVYQIGVVLFFMRHKVASPPAMTLLDLKETRWLSENGKDFFEACICADPDIRFTLEQLRNHPWLR from the exons ATGGGCAAAATATTAGGAAAGCTCTTCAAAGCTGAGGAGAAGGACGTCATCCCTGGAGAAGTAAATAGAGAAGAGActgaagatggggaaagccgaCAGAGGGGGGAAAGCAGGCAACTGGACCCCATCTCCTGTGAGGATATTAGTGTCGTCCCTGGACGactaaaaaggaaacaaacggaagatggggaaagcctacagagggagaaaagcaagAGACTGGTCCCCATCCCCTGTGATAATGAGTTGAAATCCAACTCAAAGGATATTAGTGTCGTCCCTAGACgactaaagagaaaacaaatggaaGCTGGAGAAAgcctacagagggagaaaagcaagagactggaccccatcccCTGTGACAATGAGTTGAAATCCAACTCAAAGGATATTAGTGTCGTCCCTAGACGACTAAAGAGAAAACGAAgggaagatggggaaagcctacaGAGGGAGAACAGCAAGAAACTGGTCCCCATCCCCTGTGACAATGAGTTACTGTCCAGCTCAAAGGACATTAGTGTCGTCCCTAGACgactaaagagaaaacaaagggaagatggggaaagcctacaGAGGGAGGAAAGCAAGAGACTGGTCCCCATCCCCTGTGACAATGAGTTACCTTCCAGCTCAAAGGACATTAGTGTCGTCCCCAGACgactaaagagaaaacaaacggAAGCTGGGGAAAgcctacagagggagaaaagcaagAGACTGGACCCCATCAACTGTGATAATGAGTTAACATCCAACTCAAAGGATATTAGTGTTGTGCCTAGACgactaaagagaaaacaaacggAAGCTGGGGAAAgcctacagagggagaaaagcaagagactggaccccatcccCTGTGACGATGAGTTGCCATCcagctcagaggacactg AAAGCAGAAACGCACCCGAGGCGGCTCTGAGCGAGAGAAGCGCTAAGAGGAAGTCGGTCGCCGATGACGGACCGGTTCAGAAGGAGATCAAGTTTCTAGACCCGTCAGCCATGTTTAAGGCCAAGTACCAACTGCAGCAGAAACTTGGCCAAGGAGGATTTGGATGCGTGTATGCTGGCTATCGCAGAGAGGATAATCTGCCT GTCGCCATCAAGCATGTTAACATAGACGAAGGGCTCTTCCTTCACCAAGATAGTGATGGGAACCTGATGCCCATGGAGATCGCGGTCCTATACAAACTAGGAGTCGAATCAGAGCGGCATTCAGCACACATTGACCTACTGGACTGGTACGTTGTGGACAAGGAtctgatcctggtgctggagagaccgATGCCGGCCGTAGACCTCAGCCACTACGTTGACGACAAAGGAGGCTTcttgaaggaaaaggaagctaag attaTAATTACGCAGTTGGTGAATGCAGCCATTGACCTCCAggagaagcacattttccaccggGACATCAAGCCGGAAAATCTCCTTATTGAGACCTGCATGAACGCTCTGCGAGTTCGCGTCATCGACTTCGGTCTGAGCTGCTTCGGCGGAGAAAACGACGCCTATGACACCTTTTATG gtactCACTTCCCCCCAGAGTGGTTCAGTCGGCAGGAGTACAAAGCGGGACCCTCGACAGTATACCAGATCGGAGTGGTCCTGTTCTTCATGCGACACAAGGTGGCATCTCCACCGGCGATGACCCTTCTGGACCTGAAGGAGACTAGATGGCTTTCCgaaa ATGGCAAAGATTTCTTTGAGGCGTGTATATGTGCGGACCCGGATATTCGTTTCACCCTGGAGCaactgaggaatcacccgtggctgagatag